The DNA segment TACCCATTGCAATCGATCCGACGATCAATCCGACGGCAAGCAGCACGCCGACGAGGCTAGCGATATCCATGGTTCGTTATCTATCTGTTCGCGAAATACGTCTTAGAGGGATGATGTTTCAACGCTGTGATGCATATTTGGCATCGGCATGAAGTGTTTTTTCTGCTGATAGTCGACGGCTCGTTCAATCACGTCGTCCATCGATTCCTTCACGACAATTCGATCGCCCGATGTCAACGTAATGAACGTGTCGGGGCGGCGTTCGACGTATCGAATCAGTTCGGCATTGAGCACGAAAGGTTCGTCATCGAGTCGAGTGAGCTTGATCATCAAAATACCCCGGTGCTTCGACGCAAACGCTTGTTTGCGTGGCAGCCACCGATCACTTGACAACGTGTCAACGAACGGTCCGCCAATGAATGCTAGGACACGTTGCGCGACGGAGACGGATGAGGCGAAAAAGAAACACCATCTTCCCTGTTTGTCCGGACCGGGCGATCCGTTACAGACCGCACAACCAAATCAACCCGTATCAAAGCTGAGATGATCAGCGACGAAAGACTCGATTGCACTGCAGAACCAACACGATTAACCTCGCGATGGCCGGTACAGATCAAGACTCGATCGGCCCGCCAGGCTGGCGTAGATGGCAACGATCTCTTTCAATCCCAGCAAAAATGACTTCTCCGTCATTGGCTCGCCAGCAGACGATGTTCCGATCGCAAAGTAATAGTCCGCTGGAATCCCGAACGCCAATTCGATTTCCGACAAATCGTCTGTCGCAACGATGACTGCTTCGACATCGACGGTTTGCGTTTCGCCATACGGGGTCGCGTAGGTGATTCGAAAATCGGGGGGGATGTCACTGGTGTCTTCATCCGGTTCGTCAGCCTGAACATCCACCGTTTCGATGCGAGTCACTTTGGCGGGACAACGCAAGCGGTCTCGAAGCAAATCAGTCTGCATCAACGGTTCCAGCGCACCGCCGATCCATTCCTTGTATGTCATCGGCAGTGTCGAGATTGTGTCGGACTGCTGAGCAGCGAGCGCTGAAACCGCCAAGGGTGACAACGATCGATCGGGCAGCATCGGCAGCGGATCTTCGTCGT comes from the Rubripirellula reticaptiva genome and includes:
- a CDS encoding flagellar FlbD family protein, which gives rise to MIKLTRLDDEPFVLNAELIRYVERRPDTFITLTSGDRIVVKESMDDVIERAVDYQQKKHFMPMPNMHHSVETSSL
- a CDS encoding NAD(P)/FAD-dependent oxidoreductase — encoded protein: MTNDAEPMPDEELDDDAATLDPPGSIAVIGAGPLGIEAALYGRFMGYDVTIIEATSIANSHRGHDEDPLPMLPDRSLSPLAVSALAAQQSDTISTLPMTYKEWIGGALEPLMQTDLLRDRLRCPAKVTRIETVDVQADEPDEDTSDIPPDFRITYATPYGETQTVDVEAVIVATDDLSEIELAFGIPADYYFAIGTSSAGEPMTEKSFLLGLKEIVAIYASLAGRSSLDLYRPSRG